From Mus musculus strain C57BL/6J chromosome 17, GRCm38.p6 C57BL/6J, the proteins below share one genomic window:
- the Gm7168 gene encoding sperm motility kinase Y isoform X1, producing MPGNEPTGTQSFSERTSSGSRSSCSIQDTWNYSGGTTSSDKMPAHIEEELPPPSPQPSNPEDGELYSQYKVVRTLGHGTYAKVLLAKHWLTGTPVAVKVLLKNKPCFQPAMKEANIMKKIKHPNIVSLLQVFETKTRGYLIMELVEGQELYEYIKSSGHIEEDEARQIFLQILSAVSYCHGLGIVHRDLKPDNIMIDDKGSIKIIDFGLSTQVKPGDLLDEHCGAYAFGAPELFLWKSYDGTKSDLWALGVILYYMVVGKVPFDSYIIPELQRQILAGVYPAPCGVSNELKDLLSLLMTVNPKYRPTVTEVMKHPWLRGHCKGLTNIHEEPVPVRPDPDIVDAMQYIGFQAKDIRESLTKEKFNEMSAAYYLLEEQALQREVRSTQAPTVSQVKAPFPSMDAGEASCLKIKRSGSASILGRSVWPPSIDQEPAYVQKVRQRAGRRSSGHGLLFEPNQMTPTQDQHHIRAMSVPCMLSTSSISEESVSEKREENLSHIALAEDKPIRSRGWCRGIMRWTRRVGNAIRTLCCCIPSRKTPQLGQSRVSPQK from the exons ATGCCTGGGAATGAGCCCACAGGGACCCAGAGCTTCAGTGAAAGGACATCTAGTGGTTCCCGGAGCAGCTGCAGCATCCAGGACACATGGAACTACAGTGGAG gTACCACTAGTAGTGATAAAATGCCTGCACATATTGAAGAGGAGTTACCACCTCCCAGCCCTCAGCCCAGTAACCCTGAGGACGGAGAGTTGTACTCCCAATATAAAGTTGTAAGAACTCTCGGGCATGGGACTTACGCCAAGGTCCTCCTGGCCAAGCACTGGCTCACAGGCACACCCGTGGCCGTCAAAGTTCTTCTAAAGAACAAGCCCTGTTTCCAGCCAGCCATGAAGGAGGCCAATATAATGAAAAAGATCAAACACCCAAATATTGTCTCACTTCTCCAAGTGTTTGAGACCAAAACAAGAGGATACCTCATCATGGAACTGGTTGAAGGCCAAGAACTTTATGAATACATCAAAAGTTCTGGCCACATAGAGGAGGACGAAGCCCgacaaatatttttacaaatactgTCAGCAGTGAGCTACTGCCACGGACTTGGTATAGTGCATAGGGACCTAAAACCTGATAATATCATGATAGATGACAAGGGGAGCATCAAAATAATCGACTTTGGGCTTAGTACCCAAGTCAAACCCGGAGATTTGTTGGACGAGCACTGTGGTGCTTATGCTTTTGGTGCCCCTGAGTTATTCCTCTGGAAAAGTTACGATGGCACAAAAAGTGACCTATGGGCATTAGGAGTGATATTGTACTACATGGTTGTTGGAAAGGTCCCATTCGACTCGTACATCATACCTGAGCTGCAAAGGCAGATACTGGCAGGTGTATACCCTGCCCCCTGTGGAGTGTCCAATGAGCTGAAGGACCTGTTGAGCCTCTTAATGACAGTAAACCCCAAATATAGGCCGACAGTCACAGAAGTGATGAAGCATCCCTGGCTAAGAGGCCACTGCAAAGGGTTAACAAATATTCATGAGGAACCTGTCCCTGTCAGACCAGATCCTGACATTGTAGATGCGATGCAGTATATTGGGTTCCAAGCAAAAGATATTAGAGAGTCGCTcactaaagaaaaatttaatgaaaTGTCGGCTGCATATTATTTACTAGAAGAGCAGGCTCTCCAGAGGGAAGTCCGCTCAACCCAGGCTCCAACAGTGAGTCAAGTTAAGGCCCCATTCCCTTCCATGGATGCTGGTGAAGCTTCGTGTTTAAAAATTAAGAGGAGTGGAAGTGCTTCCATCCTTGGCAGATCGGTCTGGCCACCATCCATTGATCAAGAGCCAGCCTATGTCCAGAAGGTTAGGCAAAGAGCAGGCAGAAGATCCAGTGGGCATGGTCTACTCTTCGAGCCAAACCAGATGACACCAACACAGGACCAACACCACATACGTGCCATGAGTGTCCCCTGCATGCTTTCAACAAGCAGCATAAGTGAAGAGAGCGtcagtgagaagagagaagagaatctcTCCCACATTGCCCTAGCAGAGGATAAGCCCATCCGCAGCAGGGGCTGGTGCAGAGGCATCATGCGATGGACAAGGAGGGTGGGGAATGCCATCAGGACGCTGTGTTGCTGCATTCCATCAAGAAAAACACCTCAGCTGGGGCAGAGCAGAGTCTCTCCCCAGAAATGA
- the Gm7168 gene encoding sperm motility kinase Y, giving the protein MPAHIEEELPPPSPQPSNPEDGELYSQYKVVRTLGHGTYAKVLLAKHWLTGTPVAVKVLLKNKPCFQPAMKEANIMKKIKHPNIVSLLQVFETKTRGYLIMELVEGQELYEYIKSSGHIEEDEARQIFLQILSAVSYCHGLGIVHRDLKPDNIMIDDKGSIKIIDFGLSTQVKPGDLLDEHCGAYAFGAPELFLWKSYDGTKSDLWALGVILYYMVVGKVPFDSYIIPELQRQILAGVYPAPCGVSNELKDLLSLLMTVNPKYRPTVTEVMKHPWLRGHCKGLTNIHEEPVPVRPDPDIVDAMQYIGFQAKDIRESLTKEKFNEMSAAYYLLEEQALQREVRSTQAPTVSQVKAPFPSMDAGEASCLKIKRSGSASILGRSVWPPSIDQEPAYVQKVRQRAGRRSSGHGLLFEPNQMTPTQDQHHIRAMSVPCMLSTSSISEESVSEKREENLSHIALAEDKPIRSRGWCRGIMRWTRRVGNAIRTLCCCIPSRKTPQLGQSRVSPQK; this is encoded by the coding sequence ATGCCTGCACATATTGAAGAGGAGTTACCACCTCCCAGCCCTCAGCCCAGTAACCCTGAGGACGGAGAGTTGTACTCCCAATATAAAGTTGTAAGAACTCTCGGGCATGGGACTTACGCCAAGGTCCTCCTGGCCAAGCACTGGCTCACAGGCACACCCGTGGCCGTCAAAGTTCTTCTAAAGAACAAGCCCTGTTTCCAGCCAGCCATGAAGGAGGCCAATATAATGAAAAAGATCAAACACCCAAATATTGTCTCACTTCTCCAAGTGTTTGAGACCAAAACAAGAGGATACCTCATCATGGAACTGGTTGAAGGCCAAGAACTTTATGAATACATCAAAAGTTCTGGCCACATAGAGGAGGACGAAGCCCgacaaatatttttacaaatactgTCAGCAGTGAGCTACTGCCACGGACTTGGTATAGTGCATAGGGACCTAAAACCTGATAATATCATGATAGATGACAAGGGGAGCATCAAAATAATCGACTTTGGGCTTAGTACCCAAGTCAAACCCGGAGATTTGTTGGACGAGCACTGTGGTGCTTATGCTTTTGGTGCCCCTGAGTTATTCCTCTGGAAAAGTTACGATGGCACAAAAAGTGACCTATGGGCATTAGGAGTGATATTGTACTACATGGTTGTTGGAAAGGTCCCATTCGACTCGTACATCATACCTGAGCTGCAAAGGCAGATACTGGCAGGTGTATACCCTGCCCCCTGTGGAGTGTCCAATGAGCTGAAGGACCTGTTGAGCCTCTTAATGACAGTAAACCCCAAATATAGGCCGACAGTCACAGAAGTGATGAAGCATCCCTGGCTAAGAGGCCACTGCAAAGGGTTAACAAATATTCATGAGGAACCTGTCCCTGTCAGACCAGATCCTGACATTGTAGATGCGATGCAGTATATTGGGTTCCAAGCAAAAGATATTAGAGAGTCGCTcactaaagaaaaatttaatgaaaTGTCGGCTGCATATTATTTACTAGAAGAGCAGGCTCTCCAGAGGGAAGTCCGCTCAACCCAGGCTCCAACAGTGAGTCAAGTTAAGGCCCCATTCCCTTCCATGGATGCTGGTGAAGCTTCGTGTTTAAAAATTAAGAGGAGTGGAAGTGCTTCCATCCTTGGCAGATCGGTCTGGCCACCATCCATTGATCAAGAGCCAGCCTATGTCCAGAAGGTTAGGCAAAGAGCAGGCAGAAGATCCAGTGGGCATGGTCTACTCTTCGAGCCAAACCAGATGACACCAACACAGGACCAACACCACATACGTGCCATGAGTGTCCCCTGCATGCTTTCAACAAGCAGCATAAGTGAAGAGAGCGtcagtgagaagagagaagagaatctcTCCCACATTGCCCTAGCAGAGGATAAGCCCATCCGCAGCAGGGGCTGGTGCAGAGGCATCATGCGATGGACAAGGAGGGTGGGGAATGCCATCAGGACGCTGTGTTGCTGCATTCCATCAAGAAAAACACCTCAGCTGGGGCAGAGCAGAGTCTCTCCCCAGAAATGA